Proteins encoded by one window of Pseudomonas tructae:
- the cysM gene encoding cysteine synthase CysM: MTLQYPTIADCVGNTPLVRLQRIAGDTSNTLLLKLEGNNPAGSVKDRPALSMITRAELRGQIKPGDTLIEATSGNTGIALAMAAAIKGYKMILIMPDNSSAERKAAMTAYGAELILVSKEEGMEGARDLADRLQAEGRGLVLDQFGNGDNPEAHYVSTGPEIWRQTQGTITHFVSSMGTTGTIMGCSRYLKEQNPAIQIVGLQPMEGSAIPGIRRWPQEYLPKIYQSERVDRVVDMAQSEAEETTRRLAREEGIFCGVSSGGAVAAMLRLSRELENAVMVAIICDRGDRYLSTGIFDSVN, encoded by the coding sequence ATGACCTTGCAGTACCCAACCATCGCCGATTGCGTCGGCAACACGCCTCTGGTCCGCCTGCAGCGCATTGCCGGTGACACCAGCAATACTCTCCTGCTCAAGCTCGAAGGCAACAACCCGGCAGGCTCGGTCAAGGACCGGCCGGCGCTGTCGATGATCACCCGCGCCGAACTGCGTGGGCAGATCAAGCCGGGCGATACCCTGATCGAGGCGACCTCGGGCAATACCGGCATTGCGTTGGCCATGGCGGCGGCGATCAAGGGTTACAAGATGATCCTGATCATGCCTGACAACTCCAGTGCCGAGCGCAAGGCGGCCATGACCGCCTATGGCGCCGAGCTGATTCTGGTCAGCAAGGAGGAGGGCATGGAAGGCGCCCGCGACCTGGCCGACCGCCTGCAGGCCGAAGGCCGCGGCCTGGTGCTCGACCAGTTTGGCAATGGTGACAACCCCGAAGCCCACTACGTGAGCACCGGCCCGGAAATCTGGCGCCAGACCCAGGGCACCATTACCCACTTCGTCAGCTCCATGGGCACCACCGGCACCATCATGGGTTGCTCGCGCTACCTCAAGGAGCAGAACCCGGCGATCCAGATCGTTGGCCTGCAACCCATGGAAGGCTCGGCCATCCCCGGTATTCGCCGCTGGCCGCAGGAGTACCTGCCGAAGATCTACCAATCCGAGCGCGTTGACCGTGTGGTCGACATGGCCCAGAGCGAAGCCGAAGAAACCACCCGCCGGCTGGCCCGCGAAGAGGGCATTTTCTGTGGCGTGTCCTCCGGTGGTGCAGTGGCGGCGATGCTGCGCCTGTCCCGCGAGCTGGAAAACGCCGTGATGGTGGCGATCATTTGCGACCGTGGCGACCGTTATCTGTCGACCGGCATTTTCGATTCAGTGAACTGA
- the rlmD gene encoding 23S rRNA (uracil(1939)-C(5))-methyltransferase RlmD codes for MSKNKRNSGLRFQPAGGTRAPQIPTGKKQRLSIERLAGDGRGIAFLDGRTWFVSGALAEEDVEARVLNTHGKVVEARLERVFKANPARREAPCKHFDRCGGCNLQHLPHAEQLALKQRLLAEQLQRVAGVQPEHWAAPLTGPEFGYRRRARVAVRWDNKAKNLEVGFRAEASQDIVAIDDCLVLVQPLQSIMRHLPTLLRSLSKPQVVGHVELFSGTALALLLRHTAPLSDGDLARLETFCGEAGVQLWLQGEGEPLPVVAGQSLGFALQPWSLELAYRPGDFVQVNAQVNTAMIEQALAWLAPQADERVLDLFCGLGNFALPLAQQAREVVAVEGVQAMVERAAANARSNNLHNTQFFQADLSQPLAASGWAAGGFSAVLLDPPRDGAFEVVRKIADLGAKRLVYVSCNPATLARDTVELVRQGYRLKSAGILDMFPQTAHVEAMALFEAG; via the coding sequence ATGTCCAAGAATAAACGTAACAGCGGCCTGCGCTTTCAGCCGGCCGGCGGCACTCGTGCGCCCCAGATCCCCACCGGCAAGAAACAGCGCCTGAGCATCGAGCGCCTGGCCGGAGACGGCCGTGGCATTGCCTTTCTCGACGGGCGTACCTGGTTCGTCAGTGGTGCACTGGCCGAGGAAGACGTCGAAGCGCGGGTACTCAATACCCACGGCAAGGTGGTCGAGGCCCGCCTGGAGCGGGTGTTCAAAGCCAACCCGGCGCGCCGCGAAGCCCCCTGCAAGCACTTCGACCGCTGTGGCGGCTGCAACCTGCAGCACCTGCCCCATGCCGAGCAACTGGCGCTCAAGCAGCGCTTGCTGGCCGAGCAGTTGCAGCGGGTTGCCGGCGTGCAGCCCGAGCACTGGGCAGCGCCGCTGACCGGGCCGGAGTTCGGCTATCGGCGCCGGGCGCGGGTGGCGGTGCGCTGGGACAACAAGGCAAAAAATCTTGAAGTCGGCTTTCGCGCCGAAGCCAGTCAGGACATCGTCGCCATCGACGATTGCCTGGTGCTGGTACAACCCTTGCAGTCGATCATGCGTCATCTGCCGACCCTGTTGCGCAGTCTGAGCAAACCGCAGGTGGTGGGGCACGTCGAATTGTTCAGCGGTACCGCGTTGGCACTGCTGTTGCGCCATACCGCACCCCTGAGCGATGGTGATCTGGCGCGCCTTGAGACGTTCTGCGGCGAGGCAGGTGTGCAACTGTGGTTGCAAGGCGAGGGTGAACCTTTGCCGGTGGTTGCCGGTCAGAGCCTCGGTTTTGCTCTGCAACCCTGGAGCCTCGAGCTGGCCTACCGGCCTGGCGACTTCGTCCAGGTCAACGCCCAGGTCAACACCGCGATGATCGAGCAGGCCCTGGCCTGGCTGGCACCCCAGGCCGATGAGCGCGTGCTCGATCTGTTCTGTGGCCTGGGCAACTTTGCCCTGCCGCTGGCCCAGCAGGCGCGGGAGGTGGTGGCGGTCGAAGGGGTACAGGCGATGGTCGAGCGGGCGGCCGCCAATGCCCGTAGCAACAATTTGCATAACACACAGTTTTTTCAGGCCGATTTATCGCAGCCTTTGGCGGCGTCGGGCTGGGCCGCAGGAGGCTTTTCTGCGGTACTCTTGGACCCACCGCGTGATGGTGCATTTGAGGTTGTGCGAAAAATCGCAGACCTCGGCGCGAAACGTCTTGTTTATGTATCGTGCAATCCGGCGACCCTGGCCCGCGACACCGTCGAACTGGTCAGGCAGGGTTACCGGTTAAAAAGTGCCGGGATTCTCGACATGTTTCCTCAGACGGCGCATGTCGAAGCCATGGCGTTATTCGAAGCGGGTTAG
- a CDS encoding response regulator transcription factor, which yields MTPVSISTSNILAIEDDPVLGAYLREELQRGGCKVTWCQNGRDGLQVAQNSCFDVVLMDILLPGLGGLEVLAQLRQSRSTPVILMSALGAEADRISGFQRGADDYLPKPFSMVELQVRIEAILRRVALERRHQQPNPVLPSQLRFDEEANDVCYAEQWAGLTLSEYRLLDTLQRSDEEVLSKAFLYQQVLQRGYSRHDRSLDMHVSQIRRKLKAIGYLEREVRTVWGKGYVLSSAEVS from the coding sequence ATGACTCCTGTATCCATTAGCACCTCCAACATCCTCGCCATCGAGGACGATCCGGTCCTCGGTGCCTACCTGCGTGAAGAACTGCAGCGCGGCGGCTGCAAGGTCACCTGGTGCCAGAATGGCCGCGACGGCCTGCAGGTTGCGCAAAACAGCTGCTTCGATGTGGTGCTGATGGACATCCTGCTGCCTGGCCTGGGCGGCCTGGAGGTGCTCGCGCAGCTGCGCCAGAGCAGGTCGACGCCGGTGATCCTGATGTCGGCCCTGGGCGCCGAGGCTGACCGTATCAGCGGGTTCCAGCGCGGCGCCGACGACTATTTGCCCAAACCGTTCAGCATGGTCGAGCTGCAAGTACGCATTGAAGCGATCCTGCGGCGGGTGGCACTGGAACGGCGCCATCAGCAACCCAACCCAGTGTTGCCCAGCCAGTTGCGCTTCGATGAAGAGGCCAATGATGTGTGTTACGCCGAGCAGTGGGCGGGCCTGACCCTGAGCGAGTACCGCCTGCTCGACACCCTGCAGCGCAGTGATGAAGAAGTGTTGAGCAAGGCCTTCCTCTACCAACAGGTGTTGCAGCGCGGTTATTCCCGCCATGACCGCAGCCTGGACATGCACGTCAGCCAGATCCGCCGCAAGCTCAAGGCCATCGGCTATCTGGAGCGCGAAGTGCGGACAGTGTGGGGCAAGGGTTATGTGCTCAGCAGCGCTGAGGTCAGCTGA
- a CDS encoding sensor histidine kinase encodes MPNRHSLFWKLAILLVGFCLLMIGLSWTWGRHMDTQNAFLSEQAKSTLQAYAGEAEQAWLQGGQAGIDAWLNGVRQKESGWVGVVGPDLQSLSGTPLNEAQSRRLTFLRGIDWPVSPRTIGMPWMRLPFPQQPQLGTLVMELPQRLAPGQYRVLWRVVTNGIIPGLFTLLLCVGLYRMLIVPLIQLREQANAWRADQLSARVSSSTTSRQDELGELGRAFDDMAERLQGTVALQQQLLRDLSHELRTPLSRLRVACDSEADTEQLRERLGREIDCMQRLVEDALQLAWLDTERAPLSKEPIQVQALWEMLAEDACYESAWQPAQLNCVLDASCWVQGNLNSLAQALENILRNAIRHSPAGGVIRLDGRRQGDDWLIWLEDQGGGVAEAELERIFAPFTRLDGSRPGDGGFGLGLSIARNAIVRQGGRLWAQNTGHGLRLNMVLSACSPNVGAGLPRDRVGTSTPNPCL; translated from the coding sequence ATGCCCAACCGTCATTCGTTGTTCTGGAAACTGGCCATCCTGCTGGTGGGCTTCTGCCTGTTGATGATCGGCCTGAGCTGGACCTGGGGCCGGCACATGGACACGCAGAATGCCTTCCTCTCCGAGCAGGCCAAAAGCACGTTGCAAGCCTATGCCGGTGAAGCCGAGCAGGCCTGGTTGCAAGGCGGCCAGGCCGGTATCGACGCCTGGTTGAATGGGGTGCGCCAGAAAGAATCCGGTTGGGTCGGGGTGGTCGGCCCGGACCTGCAGTCCTTGAGCGGCACGCCACTGAACGAGGCGCAAAGCCGGCGCCTGACTTTTTTGCGCGGCATCGACTGGCCGGTGAGCCCACGTACGATCGGCATGCCGTGGATGCGCCTGCCGTTCCCGCAGCAACCACAACTGGGCACCCTGGTCATGGAACTGCCGCAGCGCCTGGCGCCGGGGCAGTACCGGGTACTGTGGCGGGTAGTGACCAATGGCATCATTCCGGGGCTGTTTACCTTGCTGCTGTGTGTCGGCCTCTATCGCATGCTGATCGTGCCGTTGATCCAGCTGCGCGAGCAGGCCAATGCCTGGCGCGCTGACCAGCTCTCGGCACGGGTCTCCAGCAGCACCACCAGCCGCCAGGACGAACTGGGTGAGCTAGGCCGCGCCTTCGATGACATGGCCGAACGCCTGCAGGGCACCGTGGCCCTGCAGCAACAGTTGTTGCGCGACCTCTCCCATGAGCTGCGCACGCCGTTGAGCCGCTTGCGCGTGGCGTGCGACAGTGAGGCTGATACCGAGCAACTGCGCGAACGCCTGGGCCGGGAGATCGATTGCATGCAGCGTCTGGTCGAGGACGCGCTGCAATTGGCCTGGCTCGACACCGAGCGGGCGCCCCTGAGCAAGGAACCGATCCAGGTTCAGGCCCTGTGGGAGATGCTGGCCGAAGATGCCTGCTATGAAAGTGCCTGGCAGCCCGCGCAGTTGAATTGCGTGCTGGACGCCTCCTGTTGGGTGCAGGGCAACCTCAACAGCTTGGCCCAGGCCCTGGAGAACATCTTGCGCAATGCCATCCGTCATTCGCCAGCCGGTGGCGTGATCCGCCTGGATGGGCGGCGCCAGGGCGATGACTGGTTGATCTGGCTGGAAGACCAGGGCGGCGGGGTGGCTGAAGCTGAGCTTGAGCGAATCTTTGCTCCCTTCACCCGCCTTGACGGGTCGCGGCCGGGAGACGGTGGTTTCGGCCTGGGCCTGAGCATTGCCCGCAATGCCATCGTCCGCCAGGGCGGGCGGTTATGGGCGCAGAACACTGGTCATGGCCTGCGGCTGAATATGGTCCTGAGTGCATGCTCACCTAACGTAGGAGCGGGCTTGCCCCGCGATAGGGTCGGAACATCCACCCCCAATCCTTGCTTATAG
- the relA gene encoding GTP diphosphokinase — translation MVQVRVHQPVNTDGSINLEAWLDHVVSVDLALDREALKAACEFAQDVEKKGNLAKHSWADGTSSFQAGLEIAEILADLKLDQDSLVAAVIYRAVREGKVTLAEVGQRFGPVVSKLIDGVLRMAAISASLSPRQSLVLGSQAQVENLRKMLVAMVDDVRVALIKLAERTCAIRAVKGADDEKRNRVAREVFDIYAPLAHRLGIGHIKWELEDLSFRYLEPDQYKQIAKLLHERRLDRERFIGDVMNQLQNELLATGVNADISGRAKHIYSIWRKMQRKGLEFSQIYDVRAVRVLVPEMRDCYTALGIVHTLWRHIPKEFDDYIANPKENGYRSLHTAVIGPEGKVLEVQIRTHAMHEEAELGVCAHWRYKGTDVKPSSNHYEEKISWLRQVLEWHEELGDIGGLAEQLRVDIEPDRVYVFTPDGHAIDLPKGATPLDFAYRVHTEIGHNCRGAKINGRIVPLNYSLQTGEQVEIITSKHGNPSRDWLNSNLGYVTTSRARAKIVHWFKLQARDQNVAAGKTLLERELNRLGLPQVDFERLAEKANLRTAEDMFASLGAGDLRLAHLVNAAQQLVEPERSDHVELVPRKATGYKPGKRGDIQIQGVGNLLTQMAGCCQPLPGDAIVGYITQGRGVTIHRQDCASVLQLAGREPERIIQVSWGPVPVQTYPVDIIIRAYDRPGLLRDVSQVLLNERINVLAVNTRSNKEDNTALMSLTIEIPGLDALGRLLGRISQLPNIIETRRNRTP, via the coding sequence ATGGTACAGGTGAGAGTGCACCAGCCGGTCAACACCGACGGCAGTATCAATCTCGAAGCATGGCTGGATCATGTGGTGAGCGTCGACCTGGCGCTGGACCGGGAGGCCCTCAAGGCCGCTTGCGAGTTCGCCCAGGACGTCGAGAAGAAGGGCAACCTGGCCAAGCATTCCTGGGCCGATGGTACGTCGAGTTTCCAGGCCGGCCTGGAAATCGCCGAAATCCTTGCCGACCTCAAGCTCGACCAGGACTCGTTGGTCGCGGCGGTCATTTACCGCGCCGTGCGTGAAGGCAAGGTGACCCTGGCCGAGGTCGGCCAGCGTTTTGGTCCGGTAGTCTCCAAGCTGATCGACGGCGTGCTGCGCATGGCTGCCATCAGCGCCAGCCTCAGCCCGCGGCAGTCGCTGGTGCTGGGCTCGCAGGCGCAAGTCGAGAACCTGCGCAAGATGCTCGTGGCCATGGTCGACGACGTCCGTGTGGCCTTGATCAAGCTGGCCGAACGAACCTGCGCGATCCGTGCGGTCAAGGGCGCCGACGACGAAAAACGCAACCGCGTTGCCCGCGAAGTCTTTGACATCTATGCGCCGCTGGCCCATCGCCTGGGTATCGGTCATATCAAGTGGGAGCTGGAGGACTTGTCCTTTCGCTACCTGGAGCCCGACCAGTACAAGCAGATCGCCAAGCTCCTGCACGAGCGCCGGCTGGACCGCGAACGCTTTATCGGCGATGTGATGAACCAGTTGCAGAACGAGCTGCTGGCCACCGGGGTCAACGCCGACATCAGCGGACGGGCCAAGCACATTTACTCGATCTGGCGCAAAATGCAGCGCAAGGGCCTGGAATTCAGCCAGATCTACGACGTACGCGCCGTGCGCGTGCTGGTCCCGGAGATGCGCGACTGCTATACCGCGCTGGGCATTGTCCATACGCTGTGGCGGCACATTCCCAAGGAATTTGACGACTACATCGCCAACCCCAAGGAGAACGGCTACCGCTCGTTGCACACGGCGGTGATCGGTCCCGAGGGCAAGGTCCTCGAAGTGCAGATCCGCACCCACGCCATGCACGAGGAGGCCGAACTCGGTGTCTGCGCGCACTGGCGTTACAAGGGCACCGACGTCAAACCCAGCTCCAACCATTACGAAGAGAAAATCTCCTGGTTGCGCCAGGTGCTGGAGTGGCACGAAGAGCTCGGCGACATCGGTGGCCTGGCCGAGCAACTGCGGGTCGACATCGAGCCGGATCGGGTCTATGTGTTCACCCCCGATGGCCATGCCATCGACCTGCCCAAGGGCGCCACGCCGCTGGACTTCGCCTATCGGGTGCACACCGAGATCGGCCATAACTGCCGCGGGGCGAAGATCAACGGTCGTATCGTGCCGCTCAACTACAGCCTGCAGACCGGCGAGCAGGTCGAGATCATCACCAGCAAGCACGGCAACCCCAGCCGCGACTGGCTGAACTCCAACCTTGGCTACGTCACCACCTCGCGGGCGCGGGCGAAGATCGTCCACTGGTTCAAACTACAGGCCCGCGACCAGAACGTTGCCGCCGGCAAGACCCTGCTCGAGCGTGAGCTCAATCGCCTGGGCCTGCCCCAGGTCGACTTTGAGCGCCTGGCGGAAAAAGCCAACCTGCGCACTGCCGAAGACATGTTTGCCTCACTGGGGGCCGGCGACCTGCGCCTGGCGCACCTGGTCAACGCAGCCCAGCAACTGGTGGAGCCGGAGCGCAGCGACCATGTCGAGCTGGTGCCGCGCAAGGCAACCGGCTACAAGCCGGGCAAGCGTGGCGACATCCAGATCCAGGGCGTCGGCAACCTGCTCACGCAGATGGCCGGTTGCTGCCAGCCGCTGCCGGGCGATGCGATCGTTGGCTACATCACCCAGGGCCGCGGCGTGACCATCCACCGCCAGGACTGCGCCTCGGTGCTGCAACTGGCCGGGCGCGAGCCGGAGCGGATCATCCAGGTCAGCTGGGGGCCGGTGCCGGTACAGACCTACCCGGTGGATATCATCATCCGAGCCTACGACCGTCCGGGTTTGCTGCGTGACGTTTCCCAGGTCCTGCTCAACGAGCGGATCAACGTGCTGGCGGTCAACACCCGCTCGAACAAGGAAGACAACACCGCGCTGATGTCGCTGACCATCGAGATCCCCGGCCTGGATGCCCTTGGGCGCTTGCTGGGGCGGATTTCGCAACTGCCGAACATCATCGAGACGCGGCGCAACCGTACGCCTTGA